The Kitasatospora paranensis genome has a window encoding:
- the hflX gene encoding GTPase HflX, with protein sequence MTSTFDSRTNRESAPRLADLRAEALMDEDLAAIDEDLDQLDGEQYDRSERAALRRVAGLSTELQDVTEVEYRQLRLERVVLVGVWTDGTSEEAENSLAELAALAETAGSEVLDGVIQRRDKPDAATYIGSGKAKELRDIVASTGADTVVCDGELTPGQLIHLEDVVKVKVVDRTALILDIFAQHAKSREGKAQVSLAQMQYMLPRLRGWGQSLSRQMGGGGSGSSGGGMATRGPGETKIETDRRRIREKMARLRREIADMKKGRDTKRQERKRHQVPSVAIAGYTNAGKSSLLNRLTGAGVLVENSLFATLDPTVRRAQTPSGRIYTLADTVGFVRHLPHHLVEAFRSTMEEVADADLILHVVDGSHPEPETQLAAVREVIVSVEAQNVPEIVVINKADAADPAVLQRLLRREPHAIVVSARSGQGIAELLQLIDDELPRPAIEVQALIPYTRGDLVSRVHAEGDLLSTEHTGDGTLVRAKVAAELAAELERYTVVAQA encoded by the coding sequence ATGACCTCCACGTTCGACAGCCGCACCAACCGCGAGTCCGCCCCGCGGCTCGCCGACCTCAGGGCCGAGGCCCTGATGGACGAGGACCTCGCGGCGATCGACGAGGACCTCGACCAGCTCGACGGAGAGCAGTACGACCGCTCCGAGCGCGCCGCACTGCGCCGAGTGGCCGGTCTGTCCACCGAACTCCAGGACGTCACCGAGGTCGAGTACCGCCAGCTCCGCCTGGAGCGCGTGGTGCTCGTCGGCGTCTGGACGGACGGCACCTCGGAGGAGGCGGAGAACTCGCTGGCCGAGCTCGCCGCCCTCGCCGAGACGGCCGGTTCCGAGGTGCTGGACGGTGTGATCCAGCGCCGCGACAAGCCCGACGCCGCCACGTACATCGGCTCCGGCAAGGCCAAGGAGCTGCGCGACATCGTCGCCTCCACCGGGGCCGACACCGTCGTCTGCGACGGAGAGCTCACCCCCGGCCAGCTGATCCACCTGGAGGACGTGGTCAAGGTCAAGGTCGTCGACCGGACGGCCCTGATTCTCGACATCTTCGCCCAGCACGCCAAGTCCCGTGAGGGCAAGGCCCAGGTCTCGCTCGCGCAGATGCAGTACATGCTCCCCCGCCTGCGCGGCTGGGGCCAGTCGCTGTCCCGGCAGATGGGTGGTGGCGGCTCCGGCTCGTCCGGCGGCGGCATGGCCACCCGTGGTCCGGGTGAGACGAAGATCGAGACCGACCGCCGGCGGATCCGCGAGAAGATGGCGCGCCTGCGCCGCGAGATCGCCGACATGAAGAAGGGCCGCGACACCAAGCGCCAGGAGCGCAAGCGCCACCAGGTGCCGTCGGTCGCCATCGCCGGGTACACCAACGCCGGCAAGTCCTCGCTGCTCAACCGGCTCACCGGAGCCGGTGTCCTGGTGGAGAACTCGCTGTTCGCCACCCTGGACCCGACCGTCCGCCGGGCGCAGACCCCGAGCGGCCGGATCTACACCCTGGCCGACACCGTCGGCTTCGTCCGGCACCTGCCGCACCACCTGGTCGAGGCGTTCCGCTCCACCATGGAGGAGGTCGCCGACGCCGACCTCATCCTGCACGTGGTGGACGGCTCGCACCCCGAGCCGGAGACCCAGCTGGCCGCCGTCCGCGAGGTCATCGTCTCGGTCGAGGCACAGAACGTGCCCGAGATCGTGGTGATCAACAAGGCCGACGCGGCCGACCCGGCCGTGCTGCAGCGACTGCTGCGCCGCGAGCCGCACGCCATCGTGGTCTCCGCCCGCAGCGGGCAGGGCATCGCCGAGCTGCTCCAGCTGATCGACGACGAGCTGCCCCGTCCGGCCATCGAGGTCCAGGCGCTGATCCCGTACACCCGGGGCGACCTGGTCTCCCGGGTGCACGCCGAGGGCGACCTGCTCTCCACCGAGCACACCGGTGACGGCACGCTGGTGCGGGCCAAGGTGGCCGCCGAGCTGGCTGCCGAACTGGAGCGCTACACCGTGGTCGCCCAGGCCTGA
- the dapF gene encoding diaminopimelate epimerase: MGGVSAPTAPGLPFLKGHGTQNDFVIVPDPDGRLDLGPAAVARLCDRRAGIGGDGMLRVVRSAADPAAAHLADRAEWFMDYRNSDGSIAEMCGNGVRVFARYLVHAGLVKPGPLTIATRAGVRAVRIAEDGPDGTPGEVTVDMGRALLPGPDGIEVAVGERIWPARNVNMGNPHAVAFVDGLDEAGDLYTAPRTSPEGVYPEGVNVEFVVDRGPRHVAMRVFERGSGETRSCGTGACAVAVAAARRDGLDPASTGQSVTYTVDLPGGRLVIEEFPDGRVEMTGPAEIVASGTLDPDFTAALTA; this comes from the coding sequence ATCGGCGGTGTGAGCGCACCCACCGCCCCCGGCCTGCCCTTCCTCAAGGGACACGGCACGCAGAACGACTTCGTGATCGTCCCCGACCCGGACGGCAGGCTCGACCTGGGCCCGGCCGCGGTCGCCCGGCTGTGCGACCGCCGGGCCGGCATCGGCGGCGACGGCATGCTGCGCGTGGTGCGCTCGGCCGCCGACCCCGCGGCGGCGCACCTGGCGGACCGCGCCGAGTGGTTCATGGACTACCGCAACTCCGACGGCTCGATCGCCGAGATGTGCGGCAACGGCGTCCGGGTCTTCGCCCGCTACCTGGTGCACGCCGGCCTGGTGAAGCCCGGCCCGCTGACGATCGCCACCCGGGCCGGCGTCCGCGCGGTGCGGATCGCCGAGGACGGCCCCGACGGCACCCCGGGCGAGGTCACCGTCGACATGGGCCGGGCCCTGCTGCCCGGGCCGGACGGCATCGAGGTCGCCGTGGGGGAGCGGATCTGGCCCGCCCGCAACGTCAACATGGGCAACCCGCACGCGGTGGCCTTCGTCGACGGTCTCGACGAGGCCGGCGACCTGTACACCGCCCCGCGCACCAGCCCCGAGGGCGTCTACCCCGAGGGCGTCAACGTCGAGTTCGTGGTGGACCGCGGCCCGCGGCACGTCGCCATGCGGGTCTTCGAGCGCGGCTCCGGGGAGACCCGCTCCTGCGGCACCGGCGCCTGCGCGGTGGCCGTCGCCGCCGCCCGCCGCGACGGGCTCGACCCGGCGTCGACCGGGCAGTCGGTCACGTACACGGTGGACCTGCCGGGCGGCCGGCTGGTCATCGAGGAGTTCCCGGACGGCCGGGTGGAGATGACCGGCCCGGCCGAGATCGTCGCGTCCGGCACGCTGGACCCGGACTTCACCGCCGCGCTGACCGCCTGA
- a CDS encoding antitoxin — protein MGLMDNLKGKADELKEKASELAGRHNEQIDDVVDKAGHAVDKATKHKYSEKIEHGTAKAKHVVDDFATKPGDGTAD, from the coding sequence ATGGGTCTGATGGACAACCTCAAGGGCAAGGCCGACGAGCTCAAGGAGAAGGCGAGCGAACTCGCCGGCCGGCACAACGAGCAGATCGACGACGTCGTCGACAAGGCCGGCCACGCGGTCGACAAGGCCACCAAGCACAAGTACAGCGAGAAGATCGAGCACGGCACGGCGAAGGCCAAGCACGTGGTCGACGACTTCGCCACCAAGCCCGGGGACGGCACCGCCGACTAG
- a CDS encoding RelA/SpoT family protein — MAIEAGPIDTGQHGAARRPLGRLSRSALSRAGRAALLATDRAPVPDAIEPIVQAHRRHHPQADLALLSRAYRLAEESHRGQMRKSGEPFITHPLAVTMILAQLGAGTTTLVASLLHDTVEDTEVTLDQVAADFGPEVSYLVDGVTKLEKVDFGAAAEAETFRKMLVATGDDVRVMVIKLADRLHNMRTIRHMKPASRIRIAKVTRDVLIPIAERLGIQVLKAELEDIVFATLHPEEYARARAVLAAHEERPDELLAPFAETLRRQLAEAGVGAEVTVRPRHCVSVHRVLLKRAAAAGPDGLPQALQPADFGRVLVVVEENADCYAVLGELHTCWTPLPGEFKDFVAAPKFNLYQSLHTAVQLPGGEVAEVLVRTRQMHLVAETGVVALGDPHQPGAVQAASGDELDGTDPARPGWLSRLLAWQQETPDPDAFWSTLTDTLSDDGEITAVTESGERLHLPVGASCVDAAYLLGEQTGHRCVGVRVNGRLAALSTALRDGDVVAVLTAPAGEPSGPAAEWLEHARTPAARLAIERWLAGHPAPAPVVETGPSDDRPAPQAAPAVVRGRAPVAVLGRPDTPVRLARCCTPVPPDALTGYPIRGGAVAVHRTGCPVGDQMREDGRSPLSLAWIPGVEPPNGYRVALHAEALTRPRLLADLTAAISAEGVGIFSADVEPPRELRVRHSYTIELSGAEVLPAVMRAMLRVPGVYDVYRPGVPGEDPAATADRPLDGPGDPAARGGNGDDPADAVMRPSWGMHGRSAAFSGGSSAGGPGGPQG, encoded by the coding sequence ATGGCCATCGAAGCAGGTCCGATCGACACGGGTCAGCACGGTGCCGCACGGCGCCCGCTCGGCCGGCTGAGTCGCAGCGCCCTGTCCCGGGCCGGGCGGGCCGCCCTGCTGGCCACCGACCGCGCCCCGGTGCCGGACGCCATCGAGCCCATCGTCCAGGCCCACCGCCGCCACCATCCCCAGGCCGACCTGGCGCTGCTCTCCCGCGCCTACCGCCTCGCCGAGGAGAGCCACCGCGGCCAGATGCGCAAGAGCGGCGAGCCGTTCATCACGCATCCGCTCGCCGTCACCATGATCCTCGCCCAACTCGGGGCCGGCACCACGACGCTGGTCGCCTCGCTGCTCCACGACACCGTCGAGGACACCGAGGTGACGCTCGATCAGGTCGCCGCGGACTTCGGGCCCGAGGTCTCCTATCTCGTCGACGGCGTCACCAAACTGGAGAAGGTCGACTTCGGTGCGGCGGCGGAGGCCGAGACGTTCCGCAAGATGCTGGTCGCCACCGGGGACGACGTCCGGGTGATGGTGATCAAGCTCGCCGACCGGCTGCACAACATGCGGACGATCCGCCACATGAAGCCCGCGAGCCGGATCAGGATCGCCAAGGTCACCCGCGACGTCCTCATCCCGATCGCCGAGCGGCTCGGGATCCAGGTCCTCAAGGCCGAGCTGGAGGACATCGTCTTCGCCACGCTCCACCCGGAGGAGTACGCCCGCGCCCGCGCCGTGCTCGCCGCCCACGAGGAGCGCCCGGACGAGCTGCTCGCGCCGTTCGCCGAGACGCTGCGCCGCCAGCTGGCCGAGGCCGGGGTGGGCGCGGAGGTCACCGTCAGACCCCGGCACTGCGTCTCGGTGCACCGGGTGCTGCTCAAGCGCGCCGCCGCGGCCGGGCCGGACGGCCTGCCGCAGGCCCTCCAGCCCGCCGACTTCGGCCGGGTGCTGGTGGTGGTCGAGGAGAACGCCGACTGCTACGCCGTCCTCGGCGAGCTGCACACCTGCTGGACACCGCTGCCGGGCGAGTTCAAGGACTTCGTCGCGGCGCCCAAGTTCAACCTGTACCAGTCGCTGCACACCGCCGTGCAGCTGCCCGGCGGCGAGGTGGCCGAGGTGCTGGTCCGCACCCGGCAGATGCACCTGGTCGCCGAGACCGGTGTGGTCGCGCTCGGCGACCCGCACCAGCCCGGCGCCGTGCAGGCCGCCTCCGGCGACGAACTCGACGGCACCGACCCGGCCCGGCCCGGCTGGCTCAGCCGGCTGCTCGCCTGGCAGCAGGAGACCCCGGACCCGGACGCCTTCTGGTCCACCCTGACCGACACCCTCTCCGACGACGGCGAGATCACCGCCGTCACCGAGAGCGGCGAGCGGCTGCACCTGCCGGTCGGCGCGAGCTGCGTGGACGCCGCCTACCTGCTCGGCGAGCAGACCGGGCATCGCTGCGTGGGCGTCCGGGTGAACGGCCGGCTGGCCGCGCTCTCCACCGCCCTGCGCGACGGCGACGTGGTGGCCGTGCTCACCGCCCCCGCCGGTGAGCCCTCCGGCCCGGCGGCGGAGTGGCTGGAGCACGCCCGCACCCCGGCCGCCCGGCTGGCGATCGAACGCTGGCTGGCCGGGCACCCGGCACCGGCACCGGTGGTGGAGACCGGCCCGTCCGACGACCGGCCGGCCCCGCAGGCCGCACCCGCCGTGGTGCGCGGCCGGGCACCGGTCGCCGTCCTGGGGCGGCCGGACACCCCCGTCCGGCTGGCCCGATGTTGCACCCCGGTGCCGCCGGACGCGCTCACCGGCTACCCGATCCGGGGCGGCGCCGTCGCGGTTCACCGCACCGGCTGCCCGGTCGGCGACCAGATGCGCGAGGACGGCCGCAGCCCGCTGTCGCTGGCCTGGATCCCGGGCGTCGAGCCGCCGAACGGCTACCGGGTCGCCCTGCACGCGGAGGCGCTGACCCGCCCCCGGCTGCTCGCCGACCTGACCGCGGCGATCTCCGCCGAGGGCGTCGGGATCTTCTCCGCCGACGTCGAGCCGCCGCGCGAGCTGCGGGTACGGCACAGCTACACCATCGAGCTCTCCGGCGCCGAGGTGCTGCCCGCGGTGATGCGGGCGATGCTCCGCGTCCCGGGGGTGTACGACGTCTACCGGCCCGGTGTCCCGGGCGAGGACCCGGCCGCCACGGCGGACCGGCCGCTCGACGGGCCGGGCGACCCGGCGGCCCGCGGGGGAAATGGGGATGACCCCGCGGACGCGGTCATGCGACCATCGTGGGGAATGCACGGCCGGTCCGCGGCGTTCTCCGGAGGCAGTAGCGCCGGTGGACCCGGTGGTCCGCAGGGGTAG